In Bradyrhizobium sp. 170, the DNA window TTCTGACCAATGGGCTACCAAGCTTCCTAACAGTTCAAACGAACGAACAATGCTTCTAGAACATCACACCCTGGCCGAAGTCGTCTTGCCGCACCACCCCGTTAATTAGCCATGTATCCTGATGGAGTGAGTGCGTGCCCATTGCCAGCAGCATACCCTTGGCCGGGTACTCCTGACCAAATACGCGGTACATGTCATCCAGCGCTCGTTGCTCTCCGTATTCCCTGGACCAGTTGTGATACGTGGCCTCAATCTCCCAATCCTGGCAGGTCCCCTCGCGGATCCCGTCGTCGGTCCGATATCGGTATTTGAAATTGTACGGGCAGGGATTGTAGTTGTTGGTCACTTGCTTTGCGAAGAGGTCGTCCTGCGCGCGGATTGACTCGAACAACTGTTTTTCGGCCGCAATTTCCTTCGTGTCCTTCTTCTCAACCTTGAAAGCAATAATTTCGGGCCGCAGTAGTGCGAAGCTTCGACCGGCCTGCCGTTCCCGCGCCAAACTTGTCACAACAGCCTTCGTGAGGAATCGGCTTCGTTCTGATTTTCTGAGCTGGCCTACAATCTCAATGGACTGTTGATCCACCCGACGGCTCTCGGCTCGTTTGTCGTCGTTGGGCAGCCGCCAGTTGAACTTTATTCGATCCCAGCGCCCGAACTTCTTTGATTGCTCCAGTGTTCGGAATGACACCGGATACAGTCTGAGCCAATTGCCGTAGAGGTCAATTCCGGCACAACAGACCGTCTCACCGTGGCGGCGGCCAACCTGCGGGGCCGCCTTCACGATCACAACGGCTTCGGTGCTACCCGATGTGGGCGGGTGGCCTGTCATTAGAGGATATTCGCCCTCCCGAAACGCTGCCTGAAATCACTGGTGCAGCATTCAAATGAACAAGACTGAATTTCCCACCCCGCGTCATCGACTCAGCAACGATGCAGCGATGGCAATTTGTGTGATCCTGTTCAAAGCAGAGCAAGCACGCAACTGATTTTGAGGCCGCCGAAACAGCTTCTTCCAGCGCTTGCTGCGCTGCAGTAGTTAACATATGAGAGTTGAATATTCGGCGGAAGTCAGAGA includes these proteins:
- a CDS encoding DUF488 domain-containing protein codes for the protein MKKLFTIGYEGTTPAHLFSILRRNGIELLIDVRDLPLSRKPGFSKTSLCRGLEGAGLGYLHLKGLGDPKAGRIAARERRFSDFRRIFNSHMLTTAAQQALEEAVSAASKSVACLLCFEQDHTNCHRCIVAESMTRGGKFSLVHLNAAPVISGSVSGGRISSNDRPPAHIG